Proteins from a genomic interval of Harpia harpyja isolate bHarHar1 chromosome 9, bHarHar1 primary haplotype, whole genome shotgun sequence:
- the ARL2BP gene encoding ADP-ribosylation factor-like protein 2-binding protein isoform X2 — translation METSDEENFGVATSSPSDAEFDAVVGYLEDIIMDDDFQLIQRTFMEKHYQEFDDSEENKLIYTSIFNEYISLVEKYIEEKLLDRIPGFNMTAFTMSLQQHKDEIAGDIFDMLLTFTDFLAFKEMFLDYRAEKEGRSLDLSSGLVVTSLNKSSISSS, via the exons ATGGAGACTTCTGATGAAGAAAACTTTGGTGTAGCCAC ctcCTCCCCTTCTGATGCAGAGTTTGATGCAGTTGTTGGGTATCTGGAGGATATCATAATGG ATGATGATTTCCAGTTAATACAGAGGACTTTTATGGAGAAGCACTACCAGGAGTTTGATGACTCAGAAGAAAACAAGCTCATCTAtacttctatttttaatgaatat atctctTTAGTAGAGAAATACATTGAAGAAAAGTTGCTTGATCGGATTCCGGGTTTTAATATGACTGCATTCACAATGTCATTGCA ACAGCACAAAGATGAAATAGCAGGCGATATATTTGATATGCTTCTCACATTTACTGACTTTCTGGCTTTCAAAGAAATGTTCTTGGATTATAGAGCT GAAAAAGAAGGTCGAAGTCTGGATTTAAGCAGTGGGTTAGTCGTGACTTCATTAAACAAATCATCAATATCCTCCTCCTAG
- the ARL2BP gene encoding ADP-ribosylation factor-like protein 2-binding protein isoform X1 produces MCFICDTLWTERPCGPGAASAAQVCWPQLGMMKQQRLKPQDCSSPSDAEFDAVVGYLEDIIMDDDFQLIQRTFMEKHYQEFDDSEENKLIYTSIFNEYISLVEKYIEEKLLDRIPGFNMTAFTMSLQQHKDEIAGDIFDMLLTFTDFLAFKEMFLDYRAEKEGRSLDLSSGLVVTSLNKSSISSS; encoded by the exons ATGTGCTTCATTTGTGATACTCTGTGGACTGAAAGGCCATGTGGTCCCGGGGCTGCTTCAGCAGCACAGGTGTGCTGGCCTCAACTAGGCATGATGAAGCAACAGAGGCTTAAACCACAAGATTG ctcCTCCCCTTCTGATGCAGAGTTTGATGCAGTTGTTGGGTATCTGGAGGATATCATAATGG ATGATGATTTCCAGTTAATACAGAGGACTTTTATGGAGAAGCACTACCAGGAGTTTGATGACTCAGAAGAAAACAAGCTCATCTAtacttctatttttaatgaatat atctctTTAGTAGAGAAATACATTGAAGAAAAGTTGCTTGATCGGATTCCGGGTTTTAATATGACTGCATTCACAATGTCATTGCA ACAGCACAAAGATGAAATAGCAGGCGATATATTTGATATGCTTCTCACATTTACTGACTTTCTGGCTTTCAAAGAAATGTTCTTGGATTATAGAGCT GAAAAAGAAGGTCGAAGTCTGGATTTAAGCAGTGGGTTAGTCGTGACTTCATTAAACAAATCATCAATATCCTCCTCCTAG